A region from the Plasmodium berghei ANKA genome assembly, chromosome: 9 genome encodes:
- a CDS encoding RNA-binding protein, putative, producing MKSAFCESNENSSSDNMNEDFLNYPNFKKFIDNSNHTDNEQFEESRKYIHREITRTLNANSMKSYRNSEENHLQNSCHYKYASTNAEIQNKKEFSNNSKDDSELKRPKNYRNYGNYPNNNYNNCINYKNANDKNNNAAVLSGQKIHAIQNELIINDHKNGTNNGRKKNEISYENGNKMVETLLNEKKNLLKHEFFYGESQENKRINQKIENFIFTNEEKLNYSTNNNEYNKYEVNRNNDNVVENINMNVFNHKEFNNIKKKNNLVSMKDGEKMNNQNGNDNIDHHFNNQYIEKEYRDKNSYINDFKSKIPQYNSLNNTFSKGPNRDINNNINNNIGVSNMNSYRMSGNNMYRYDTKNTMQINPKNLHEKRESCKIHRIENNPSKLKKYNNLKEIFYLNRNQRHLYPNIEHIKNKSEFFLRSNTDEKIYANNMIYDDYFTIENLEKSDGKKEYFRKVEYKNNSNHTKNNNKNICSINNNSFINRNDNNIRNNHINNIDSINARKDNALRINFCKGVHRKELISNKMKNINFMEKNNKINRNNTKDDYFNETNVNELLMDDINSEHNHMRKDCIYSSVNTNEETSNISNDNLKDIFLLQNNNEILLQNVNYIPQTIYSNNFIHTNGNFMQNKDYSNDHINAHINNVQMDDIKIPNSLMKNVFSKKNTYQNKNDMDNTENYTLNERRDTHYVSCFMHDNNVNNSISTDIVSALHSDANNAIYNDTNTALLNATDSEMHNPMFGENSNNITNAMSSGIDSKNSGDNMLFLKHVSMLEDVNMNMPYDIMKSKDNTTIKVNEINENDDIVIKLFFGNLAPITTEKDMHTLFSNFGKCDSLIILKDRRSKSRGSGFVTFYNMKEAINAIKHLNNKIILSGAHKPLEVRFPENKEEKKLRTKLLNAAKWKGKKIAPSGCLPINTEDILNQNTINLNSSSNISVFNANDSSYFISENDNTSYIHKEPNSWVYNNNDELGCSSVDQLGVTNISSFYRQHEENMGFKNLENLNGGNNYSELQKTISEATNDTINGDYYNRFDYGHENHRYNNFELKKEDNVSDNMNIDLIMQEKNYNNLLPQFLFDNKFSEKLGENSFEEMLDLFTYDSNNANNNNNSNNSDLGGKEFISKHILSENDDRTSSNIIMPDIALKPESMHGHQHIEMGRSASSTNNANIKISNTMTNNNNNTYANNYYVNNNCNVNRYVNGEEEDYNNLCFSKTCNKLEKRITHGDDAVMFLSSCIGNNCAFTDEKDRNYKDHFEGGESYIKENLCEKKTRNICNSSNGNITDKICQRDFQNIPEEIDDIVNEGNAINSIYESNKNCDGYNGYNNINAHCLGFKLSHLLRTNDDILLKNNSNNAYSVNSDHIENKENNIIINDYRKKRIEGKRDNNGIYKMSDANPNNLPVKLIDDNNKSNNNNFEINDNLSDEMLKNMISIYATNKSSIFTSHMFNYLNNVLCEINNALEIFNKFNVKDSIKNINDRKKFKK from the coding sequence atgaaaagcGCATTTTGTGAGTCAAATGAAAATAGCTCAAGTGACAATATGAATGaagattttttaaattatccTAATTTTAAGAAGTTTATTGATAATAGCAATCATACTGATAATGAACAATTTGAAGAATcgagaaaatatatacataggGAAATAACTAGAACACTTAATGCAAATTCTATGAAGTCATATAGAAACTCAGAAGAAAATCATCTACAAAATAGTTGTCACTATAAATATGCGTCAACCAATGCAGAAATtcaaaacaaaaaagaaTTTTCTAACAATAGTAAGGATGATTCTGAATTAAAACGACctaaaaattatagaaaTTATGGAAATTACCCAAATAACAATTACAATAATTGCATAAATTATAAGAATGccaatgataaaaataataatgctGCAGTGTTGTCTGGGCAAAAAATCCATGCAATTCAAAACGAgctaataataaatgatcATAAAAATGGCACAAATAATggtagaaaaaaaaatgaaataagtTATGAAAATGGAAACAAAATGGTTGAGACACTATTAAACGAAAAGAagaatttattaaaacatgAATTCTTTTATGGAGAGTCtcaagaaaataaaaggaTAAATCAGAAAATAgagaattttatttttacaaatgaAGAAAAGCTAAATTATTCAACAAATAATAacgaatataataaatatgaagtgaatagaaataatgataatgttgtggaaaatataaatatgaatgtGTTTAACCATAaagaatttaataatataaaaaaaaaaaataatttagttTCAATGAAAGATGgcgaaaaaatgaataaccAGAATGGAAATGATAACATAGATCATCATTTTAACAATCAATATATTGAGAAGGAATATAGAGAcaaaaattcatatataaatgattttaaaagtaaaataCCCCAGTATAATTCTCTCAATAATACATTCAGTAAAGGGCCTAATAGggacataaataataacattaataacaatatagGTGTTAGTAATATGAACAGCTATAGAATGAGTGGTAATAATATGTACAGATATGATACCAAGAATACAATGCAAATAAATCCAAAAAATCTTCATGAGAAAAGAGAAAGTTGCAAAATTCATAGAATAGAAAATAACCCAAgcaagttaaaaaaatacaacaATTTGAAagaaattttttatctgAATAGAAATCAAAGGCATTTATATCCCAATATAGAgcacataaaaaataaatcagaattttttttgagaaGCAATACcgatgaaaaaatatatgcaaataatatgatttaTGATGATTATTTCACCATTGAAAATTTGGAAAAATCGGATGGTAAAAAGGAATACTTTAGAAAAGTGgagtataaaaataacagcAACCATaccaaaaataataataagaatATCTGTAGCATCAATAACAATTCCTTCATTAATcgtaatgataataatattaggAATAACCATATAAACAACATTGATAGTATTAACGCAAGGAAAGACAATGCTTTAAgaattaatttttgtaaagGTGTTCATAGAAAGGAATtaatatcaaataaaatgaaaaatataaattttatggagaaaaataataagataaatagaaataatacGAAAGATgattattttaatgaaaCTAATGTGAATGAGTTATTGATGGATGATATTAATAGCGAGCATAATCATATGCGTAAAGATTGTATTTATAGTAGTGTAAATACCAATGAAGAAACTAGTAATATTTCGAATGATAACTTAAAGgacatatttttgttacaaaataataatgaaatattattacaaaatgttaattatataccccaaacaatatatagtaataattttatacataCAAATGGAAATTTTATGCAAAATAAAGATTATTCAAATGACCATATAAATGCACATATCAATAATGTTCAAATGGATGACATTAAAATACCAAATTCCCTAatgaaaaatgtattttcaaaaaaaaatacttatcaaaacaaaaatgatATGGATAATACTGAGAATTACACATTAAATGAAAGAAGAGATACGCATTATGTTAGTTGTTTTATGCATGATAACAATGTGAACAATTCAATATCTACAGACATAGTTAGTGCACTACATAGTGATGCGAATAATGCCATTTATAATGACACTAATACTGCATTATTGAATGCCACAGATAGTGAAATGCACAACCCCATGTTTGGTGAAAACtctaataatataacaaatgCAATGTCTAGCGGAATAGATAGTAAAAATAGTGGTGATAACATgctatttttaaaacatgtGTCTATGCTCGAAGAtgtaaatatgaatatgcCTTATGATATAATGAAATCAAAAGATAACACTACGATTAAAGTGAATGagataaatgaaaatgatgatattgtaataaaattatttttcgGTAATTTAGCACCAATAACAACAGAAAAAGATATGCATACTTTGTTTAGTAATTTCGGAAAGTGTGAttcattaataatattaaaagataGAAGAAGTAAGTCGCGAGGATCTGGATTTGttactttttataatatgaaaGAAGCCATAAATGCAATAAAACATTTGAATAACAAAATCATTTTATCAGGGGCACATAAGCCATTGGAAGTTCGATTTCCTGAAAATAAagaggaaaaaaaattaagaacaaaattattaaatgcaGCTAAATGGAAAGGCAAAAAAATAGCGCCTAGTGGTTGTTTACCTATAAATACTgaagatatattaaatcaaaatacAATAAACTTGAACAGTTCAAGCAATATTTCAGTTTTTAATGCTAACGATTCATCTTATTTCATTTCAGAAAATGACAACACAtcttatattcataaagaACCTAATAGTTgggtatataataataatgatgaacTAGGATGCTCTAGTGTTGATCAATTGGGAGTAACGAATATCAGCAGTTTTTATAGGCAGCATGAGGAAAACATGGGATTCAAAAATcttgaaaatttaaacGGTGGAAACAATTATTCAGAGCTTCAAAAAACTATTAGCGAAGCAACAAATGATACAATAAATGGCGACTATTATAATAGGTTCGACTATGGCCATGAAAATCATAGATACAATAATTTTgagttaaaaaaagaagacaATGTATCagataatatgaatatagaTTTGATAATGCAAGAGAAAAACTATAACAACTTGCTACCTCAGTTTTTATTTGACAATAAATTTTCAGAAAAATTGGGAGAAAATTCGTTTGAAGAAATGCTAGATTTGTTTACATATGATAGTAATAAtgctaataataataataatagtaataatagcGATTTAGGAGGAAAAGAGTTTATAagtaaacatatattaagTGAGAATGATGATCGTACCAGTagcaatataataatgccCGACATTGCCCTTAAACCTGAGAGTATGCACGGACATCAGCATATTGAGATGGGTAGATCTGCTAGCAGCACTAACAATgctaatattaaaataagcAACACTATGactaacaataataataacaccTATGCGAATAACTACTACgtgaataataattgtaATGTGAACAGATATGTTAATGGGGAAGAAGAggattataataatttgtgCTTTTCAAAAACTTGTaataaattagaaaaaaggATAACACATGGAGATGATGCAGTCATGTTTTTATCATCATGTATTGGAAATAATTGTGCATTTACTGATGAAAAAGATAGAAACTATAAGGATCATTTTGAAGGAGGTGAATCCTATATAAAGGAAAATTTGtgcgaaaaaaaaacaagaaaCATATGTAATAGTAGTAATGGTAATATAACGGATAAAATTTGTCAGAGAGATTTCCAGAACATTCCAGAAGAAATAGATGACATTGTAAATGAAGGCAATGCTATTAATAGCATATATGAAagcaataaaaattgtgaCGGTTATAATgggtataataatattaatgcGCATTGCTTAGGTTTTAAACTATCACATTTGTTAAGAACAAACGATGacattttgttaaaaaataattctaatAATGCATATTCTGTTAATAGCGATCACATAGagaataaagaaaataatataataataaatgattaTCGTAAAAAACGAATAGAAGGGAAAAGAGATAATAATGgtatatacaaaatgaGTGACGCTAATCCAAATAATTTACCTGTCAAACTTATAGATGACAATAATAAAtctaataataacaattttgaaattaatgataatttaaGCGAtgaaatgttaaaaaatatgattagTATTTATGCCACAAACAAATCATCGATTTTTACTTCTCATATGTTTaactatttaaataatgtcTTGTGTGAAATTAATAACGCCTtggaaatatttaataagtTTAACGTTAAGGattcaataaaaaatataaatgaccgtaaaaagtttaaaaagtag
- a CDS encoding WD repeat-containing protein, putative: MKNNMNISNNINNNINNNYNNENYNNVNNNSINLINNNLNMPAGINNMANNMNDISNNMKNFPNGVNGLNNNIGDINSINKMHNPIGKIHGHINNIPNNMGTMNNNIKHGVQNIINGMPSGINNIHSNLNNIPDNIKNMANAISPMSNNINDIRVNANYSMNNMNTNVNPNNNVNIPNDMKHRIRVNNSDITSNVNFNTMMNNNNNSHFVASDNSNRNMFYVNDMKNVDNNIINMHNKRNNNAIEKNNNIPQFREKEYLENVGHRDKYLLNKNETDKIYLQNKQLNNMNQGNTPNINNSNTRNNSTGGINRIINNSAQNTININSVTNIGSNNDNNNNILQRNMTNLENGGMHNPLNINQMNTMNLNKTFNFSSNDPHNFNINSAADNKMSNKFKDSNYNNINKNINIPFNEEPKHDQYNLGNNINRNNGNKGIVVEKHMNNAEHSFSKQHNNGMLDIKAHNGKDNFGGIKNTNGDKSIRYSSKLNEMNNANKVGQDIINLSASNIQKLNEKNQKANGNNNNNNFMGNNLPKCMENADLYKLQMNYDKLNSNDPNNYINKMDNYNDFIKESNKGKYISGNKYNTSANTKGDQSKNKTQKIENELINKNFNPINNNNAPNVHMNENMIYEEMKKMNNTSFEKMVGNDMFMFNGNHSLENGINQMVNMQGFRDIKNIHNINNYRMANDNDSRSNEKNNNMFHNQRPNFEGCNGTENLKGTGNEFEEKKRKKKREKKSEMEKNEKKGLNRDEHLDDKKTINQLIEHNGFMHSLNENNESSEVGQNIKNNLFNDISKNYMQGQSIGNDEKELNIDSNLNENMKKENYAYIRKQNIFENYENMNNLKNAFLEGDQNMLNNTNIFNKINFKFQKKKSDDSYENASMFPSDQNDEDKKLMVLSRLFGNVIGENGNNNNDDNMQTQNENNMNNNSKLPNTRKMNSNTLELELYKNMPLDTMLNKLNLDKNILNILKDKINNINRNINVNICSTSMETPEEPIKMESIDLLKLINLFDEFLNWSENNLYQIKLQLYNIAFCLLLELYILILANKFSMLIDFKNKYLKNFEAYHPVIKFLSNCVSLNQIFEISLLRFKEKNAKHIAYMNKLGKASLMHYLSVYGSIPLYNLIMTKIKIIEIDDTNKNFNFFHEFISMNFLYNGNLNFPVQWNLPSIYFIKDVSETQNDDSIKCTKEKEENAYVPNENSDAYYYYKYIIKMQAENRLKVTKNRMPSMLYYCLNNCTDMTCAEISSFDGSLIATAHSNNIIKLWNIKKSQINKIKEKQKDMEIDNNENIDEIKSYSNIQENKPDSTYLDDHDENGIAKLYGNMYNISSLCFGETNKILLSGNLNGDMYLYSTISNRNYVKYSGGHTPIWSIDTAFLGYFFCTSEDDGNLRIYSTNKTYPLITYKYNCTSNICKYHYNNTIVASGYYDNYVHLYDIRVNSFIKRFKNNYPSNHGVTSLSFSKNGRLLSFGGGYTNNINIIDLAADKFIDVEPKQFINTKEYNLGDYYSITKSEENHLGFYPLLNESEKLHMHKNIEEFEDKILSIDFSYDNNLLVSMSCDSHIDFYNCSKASRELKHPFTEKKRIKSGKDHKNNNPYVRLSKSYGVNYSNLISAKFTPENVLLLFGINTLI, encoded by the exons ATGAAGAATAATATGAAcatatcaaataatattaacaataatattaataataactaTAACAATGAGAACTATAATAATGTTAATAACAACTCCATAAACctcataaataataatttgaacATGCCTGCgggaataaataatatggcAAACAATATGAATGATATATCTAATAATATGAAGAACTTCCCTAATGGGGTAAATGgcttaaataataatattggtGATATTAACAGcattaataaaatgcatAATCCGATTGGGAAAATACATGgtcatattaataatatacctAATAATATGGGTactatgaataataatataaagcATGGTGtgcaaaatattataaatggCATGCCAAGTGggataaataatatacattcCAATTTGAATAACATCcctgataatataaaaaacatggCAAATGCCATAAGCCCCATGTCAAATAACATAAACGATATTAGGGTGAATGCAAATTATTCCATGAACAATATGAATACAAATGTCAAtccaaataataatgttaatATTCCAAATGATATGAAACACAGAATTAGGGTAAATAACTCTGATATAACTAGCAATGTGAACTTTAATACTATGAtgaataacaataataatagtcaTTTTGTTGCTTCTGACAATTCAAACagaaatatgttttatgtaaatgatatgaaaaatgttgacaataatattataaatatgcataataaaagaaataataacgCTATAGaaaagaataataatattcccCAATTTCGAGAAAAGGAATATCTTGAAAATGTGGGACACAgagataaatatttattaaataaaaatgaaactgACAAAATTTACttacaaaataaacaattaaataatatgaatcaGGGGAATACCCCAAACATCAATAATAGCAATACGCGAAACAATAGCACAGGAGGTATTAATcgaattattaataatagtgCGCAAAACACAATCAATATAAATTCCGTAACCAATATAGGAagtaataatgataacaataataatattcttcAAAGGAATATGacaaatttagaaaatggGGGAATGCATAACcctttaaatattaatcaGATGAATACaatgaatttaaataaaactttTAATTTCAGCTCGAATGATCcacataattttaatataaatagtgcagcagataataaaatgagtaacaaatttaaagattcaaattacaataatataaataaaaatattaatataccATTTAACGAAGAGCCAAAACATGACCAATATAACTTAGGAAACAACATTAATCGAAACAATGGAAATAAAGGTATTGTGGTAGAAAAACATATGAACAATGCAGAACATTCTTTTTCGAAACAGCATAATAATGGCATGCTTGATATTAAAGCACACAATGGGAAAGACAATTTTGgaggaataaaaaatacgaATGGCGATAAAAGCATAAGATATAGTagtaaattaaatgaaatgaATAATGCAAATAAAGTTGGACaagatattataaatttatctgcatcaaatattcaaaaattaaatgaaaaaaaccAAAAAGcaaatggaaataataataataataattttatggGAAATAACTTACCAAAATGTATGGAAAATGCcgatttatataaattacagatgaattatgataaattaaattcaaatgatccaaataattatataaataaaatggataattataatgattttataaaagaaagcaacaaaggaaaatatatatctggaaacaaatataatactaGTGCAAATACTAAAGGAGACCagtcaaaaaataaaacacaaaaaatagaaaatgaattaataaataaaaattttaaccccatcaataataataatgctCCAAATGTTCATATGaatgaaaatatgatatatgaagaaatgaagaaaatgaataacacatcttttgaaaaaatgGTTGGGAATGATATGTTCATGTTTAATGGGAATCATTCCTTAGAAAACGGCATAAATCAAATGGTTAATATGCAAGGTTTTagagatataaaaaatattcataacaTAAACAATTATCGTATGGCTAACGATAACGATTCTAGATCAAATGAAAAGAACAATAATATGTTTCATAACCAGAGACCTAATTTTGAAGGTTGTAATGGTACGGAAAATCTAAAAGGAACAGGGAATGAATtcgaagaaaaaaaacggaaaaaaaaaagagagaaaaaaagtgaaatggaaaaaaacgaaaaaaaaggatTGAATCGTGACGAACATTTAGATgacaaaaaaacaataaaccAACTCATAGAACATAATGGTTTTATGCACagtttaaatgaaaataatgagaGTAGTGAAGTTGgtcaaaatataaaaaataatttatttaatgatATTTCTAAAAACTATATGCAAGGACAAAGTATCGGAAATGATGAAAAGGAATTAAATATAGACTccaatttaaatgaaaacatgaaaaaagaaaattatgcatatattagaaaacaaaatatatttgaaaattatgaaaatatgaataatttaaaaaatgcatttttGGAAGGAGAtcaaaatatgttaaataatactaatatctttaataaaataaatttcaaatttcaaaaaaaaaaaagtgatgATTCATATGAAAATGCAAGCATGTTTCCAAGTGATCAAAACGATGAAGATAAAAAGTTAATGGTATTGTCTCGATTATTTGGGAATGTTATAGGtgaaaatggaaataataataatgatgataatatgcaaacacaaaatgaaaataatatgaataataatagtaaattGCCCAATACCCGAAAAATGAATAGCAATACTCTTGAATTAGAgttgtataaaaatatgccTTTAGATACTatgttaaataaattaaactTAGATAAGAATAttcttaatatattaaaagataaaataaataatattaatagaaatattaatgtaaatatttgttCCACTTCAATGGAAACACCAGAAGAACCAATTAAGATGGAAAGTATAGacttattaaaattaataaatttatttgatgaatttttaaattggtctgaaaataatttatatcaaattaagttgcaattatataatattgcattttgtttattattagaattatatatattaatattagcAAATAAGTTTTCCATGCTAAtagattttaaaaataaatatttaaagaatTTCGAAGCCTACCATCCCGtgattaaatttttatccaATTGTGTTAGTTTGAATCaaatttttgaaatttcTCTTCTTCgttttaaagaaaaaaatgccAAGCACATCGCTTACATGAACAA ATTAGGGAAAGCATCCCTCATGCATTATTTAAGTGTCTATGGGAGTATTccattatataatttaattatgactaaaataaaaataatagaaatagatgatacaaataaaaattttaatttttttcatgaatttatttctatgaattttttatataatggaAATTTAAACTTCCCAGTTCAATGGAATTTACCttctatttattttattaaggATGTATCAGAAACGCAAAAT GATGATAGCATAAAATGCACAAaggaaaaagaagaaaacgCCTACGTCCCAAATGAAAATAGTGATgcttattattactataagtatataataaaaatgcagGCAGAAAATCGATTAAAAGTTACAAAAAATAGGATGCCAAGTATGTTATATTACTGCTTGAACAATTGTACCGATATGACTTGTGCAGAAATTTCATCATTTGATGGATCGTTAATTGCTACTGCtcattcaaataatataataaaactatggaatatcaaaaaatcgcaaatcaataaaataaaagaaaaacaaaaagatatggaaattgataataacgaaaatatagatgaaataaaaagttataGTAATATACAAGAAAATAAACCAGATTCTACATATTTAGATGATCACGATGAAAACGGAATAGCTAAATTATATggaaatatgtataatatatctaGTTTATGCTTTGgagaaacaaataaaattttattatcaggAAATTTAAATGGTgatatgtatttatatagtaCAATAAGTAATAGAAATTATGTTAAATATTCAGGTGGGCATACACCTATATGGTCTATTGATACAGCTTTTTTgggttattttttttgtacaAGTGAGGATGATGGAAATCTAAGAATTTATTCAACTAATAAAACATACCCTCTtataacatataaatataattgtaCTTCAAACATATGCAAATATCactataataatacaattgTTGCAAGCGGATATTatg ATAATTATGTTCATTTGTACGATATTAGAGTAAACTCCTTTATAAAAAGATTTAAGAATAATTACCCAAGTAATCATGGAGTGACTTCTTTGagtttttcaaaaaatggaaGACTTCTTTCTTTTGGAG GAGGATATACaaataacataaatattatagatCTTGCAGCTGATAAATTTATTGATGTCGAACCAaaacaatttattaatactaAGGAATATAATTTGGGAGATTATTATAGTATTACAAAATCCGAAGAAAATCATTTAGGTTTTTATCCTTTGCTGAATGAAAGTGAAAAATTGcatatgcataaaaatattgaagaGTTTgaagataaaatattaagtaTAGATTTTAGTTATGATAACAACCTTTTAGTTTCCATGTCTTGTGATAGCCACATcgatttttataattgttCAAAGG CATCGAGGGAATTAAAGCATCCTTTCACAGAGAAAAAACGAATTAAATCTGGAAAAGaccataaaaataataatccaTATGTCCGATTGTCAAAATCATATGGTGTTAATTATTCGAACTTAATATCTGCAAAATTTACGCCAGAAAATGTTCTTCTTTTATTCg gAATTAATACCTTAATATAA